In Sulfurisphaera javensis, a single genomic region encodes these proteins:
- the asd gene encoding aspartate-semialdehyde dehydrogenase translates to MRRTLKAAILGATGLVGIEYVRMLSNHPYIKPAYLAGKGSVGKPYGEVVRWQTIGQVPKEVADMEVKPTDPKLMDDVDIVFSPLPQGAAGPVEEQFAREGFPVISNSPDHRFDPDVPLLVPELNPHTISLIDEQRKRREWKGFIVTTPLCTAQGAAIPLGVIFKDYKMDGAYITTIQSLSGAGYPGIPSLDVVDNILPLGDGYDAKTIKEITRILSEVKRNVNEPKLEDVSLAATTHRIATIHGHYEVLYVSFKEETPVEKVKETLENFRGEPQDLKLPTAPSKPIIVMNEDTRPQVYFDRWAGDVPGMSIVVGRVKQVNKRMIRMVSLIHNTVRGAAGGGILAAELLIEKGYIEK, encoded by the coding sequence ATGAGGAGAACACTAAAAGCCGCAATATTAGGGGCAACTGGATTAGTAGGAATCGAATATGTAAGAATGTTATCAAATCACCCATACATTAAGCCAGCTTATTTAGCTGGTAAAGGTTCTGTAGGGAAACCGTACGGAGAAGTCGTAAGATGGCAAACAATTGGTCAAGTTCCAAAAGAAGTAGCAGATATGGAAGTTAAACCGACGGATCCTAAATTGATGGACGATGTTGATATTGTATTTTCCCCGTTACCTCAAGGAGCTGCTGGACCAGTTGAAGAACAGTTTGCAAGAGAAGGATTTCCAGTAATTAGTAACTCTCCAGATCATAGATTTGATCCAGATGTACCTTTATTAGTTCCAGAACTAAATCCACATACTATTAGCTTAATAGACGAGCAAAGAAAGAGAAGAGAATGGAAAGGTTTTATCGTAACTACACCATTATGTACTGCACAAGGTGCTGCTATTCCATTAGGAGTAATATTTAAGGATTATAAAATGGATGGTGCATATATAACAACAATTCAGTCTTTATCTGGTGCTGGTTATCCTGGTATTCCATCACTTGACGTTGTAGACAACATTCTACCGTTAGGAGACGGATATGATGCAAAAACAATCAAAGAAATAACAAGAATATTAAGTGAGGTTAAAAGGAACGTAAATGAACCAAAACTAGAAGATGTAAGCTTAGCTGCTACTACTCACAGAATTGCAACAATACATGGCCATTATGAAGTATTATACGTCTCCTTCAAAGAGGAAACTCCAGTTGAAAAAGTTAAAGAAACTTTAGAGAACTTTAGAGGAGAACCACAAGATCTAAAATTACCTACTGCACCATCAAAGCCAATTATTGTAATGAATGAAGACACAAGACCACAAGTTTACTTTGACAGATGGGCTGGAGATGTACCTGGAATGAGTATAGTAGTGGGTAGAGTAAAGCAAGTGAATAAGAGAATGATAAGGATGGTATCATTAATTCATAACACAGTTAGGGGAGCCGCTGGAGGAGGAATCTTAGCTGCTGAATTACTTATCGAAAAAGGCTACATTGAAAAGTAA
- the ilvD gene encoding dihydroxy-acid dehydratase: MSSEKKKRSNLVYGGYEKAPNRAFLKAMGLTDEDIAKPIVGVAVAWNEAGPCNIHLLGLSNVVKEGIRSGGGTPRVFTAPVVIDGIAMGSEGMKYSLVSREIVANTVELVVNAHGYDGFVALAGCDKTPPGMMMAMARLNIPSIIMYGGTTLPGNFKGKPITIQDVYEAVGAYSKGKITAEDLRLMEDNAIPGPGTCGGLYTANTMGLITEALGVALPGSASPPAVDSARTKYAYETGKALMNLIEIGLKPRDIMTFEAFENAITVLMASGGSTNAVLHLLAIAHEAGVKLTLDDFDRISMRTPEIVNMKPGGDYAMYDLHRVGGAPLIMKKLLEAGLLHGDVITVTGKTLKQNLEEYKLPNVPHDHIVKDVSNPFNPTGGIRILKGSLAPEGAVIKVSATKVRYHKGPAKVFNSEEEAFKAVLEGKIQENDVVVIRYEGPKGGPGMREMLAVTSAIVGQGLGEKVALITDGRFSGATRGIMVGHVAPEAAVGGPIALLRDGDTIIIDANKGKLDVELSQEELKKRADEWTPPPPRYKSGLLAQYAKLVSSSSMGAVLLT, from the coding sequence ATGAGCTCTGAAAAGAAAAAAAGGTCAAATTTAGTTTATGGAGGATACGAAAAAGCTCCTAACAGAGCTTTCTTAAAAGCTATGGGATTAACAGATGAAGACATTGCAAAACCTATAGTGGGAGTAGCAGTAGCATGGAATGAGGCTGGGCCTTGCAATATACATCTCTTAGGGTTATCCAATGTAGTTAAAGAAGGAATAAGGAGTGGTGGAGGAACTCCAAGAGTATTTACTGCCCCTGTAGTTATAGATGGAATTGCGATGGGAAGTGAAGGAATGAAATACTCCCTAGTTAGTAGAGAGATTGTAGCTAATACTGTAGAGTTAGTTGTAAACGCTCATGGATATGATGGTTTTGTAGCCTTAGCAGGATGTGATAAAACACCTCCGGGAATGATGATGGCAATGGCTAGATTAAACATTCCTTCAATAATTATGTACGGAGGAACTACTCTTCCAGGTAATTTTAAGGGTAAACCAATAACTATTCAAGATGTTTATGAAGCAGTTGGTGCCTATTCAAAAGGCAAAATAACAGCAGAAGACCTTAGATTAATGGAAGATAACGCTATTCCTGGACCAGGAACATGTGGAGGATTATATACAGCAAATACAATGGGATTAATTACTGAAGCTCTAGGCGTAGCTTTACCGGGTAGTGCCTCTCCACCAGCTGTAGACTCAGCAAGAACTAAGTATGCTTATGAGACTGGCAAAGCGTTAATGAACTTAATCGAAATAGGACTAAAACCTAGAGACATAATGACTTTTGAAGCTTTTGAAAACGCTATAACTGTGTTAATGGCTAGTGGAGGATCAACAAATGCTGTACTTCACTTACTAGCTATTGCACATGAAGCCGGTGTAAAACTAACATTGGATGATTTTGACAGAATAAGTATGAGAACGCCGGAAATAGTAAACATGAAACCTGGTGGAGATTATGCAATGTATGATTTACATAGAGTTGGTGGAGCTCCTCTAATAATGAAAAAACTCCTTGAAGCTGGATTACTACACGGAGACGTAATTACAGTAACTGGTAAAACACTAAAACAAAACTTAGAGGAATATAAATTACCAAATGTACCACATGATCACATCGTAAAGGATGTTTCTAATCCTTTCAATCCAACCGGTGGTATTAGAATACTTAAAGGATCCCTAGCACCAGAAGGTGCTGTAATAAAAGTTTCTGCCACAAAAGTAAGATATCATAAGGGACCTGCAAAAGTCTTCAATTCAGAAGAGGAGGCATTTAAAGCAGTATTAGAAGGTAAAATCCAGGAAAATGACGTAGTAGTAATAAGATATGAGGGACCTAAAGGAGGTCCCGGTATGAGAGAGATGTTAGCAGTTACAAGTGCAATTGTAGGTCAAGGATTAGGAGAAAAAGTAGCACTAATAACTGATGGAAGATTTTCTGGAGCTACTAGAGGAATTATGGTAGGACATGTTGCCCCAGAGGCTGCAGTTGGAGGTCCTATAGCATTACTAAGAGATGGCGATACTATAATTATTGATGCCAACAAAGGAAAATTAGATGTAGAGTTATCACAAGAAGAGCTAAAGAAGAGAGCTGACGAATGGACACCACCACCACCCAGATATAAAAGCGGACTACTTGCACAATATGCTAAATTAGTGTCATCGTCATCAATGGGTGCTGTACTTTTAACTTAA
- a CDS encoding radical SAM protein codes for MRLEKVTEPIPLIGHIAFGIIDRGTNMLQVRPFSNCPMSCIFCSVDAGPKSRSRVTEYIVDADYLIEWVNYVVQKKIHQVSILIDGVGEPILHPDIIKIVKGIRENKKVFEIAVETHGLPLTERLVKGLANAGLDRINLSLDSLDESKAKYLSGHQGYNVSNILRIVDIALNEGIKIMLTPVWIKGINDEDIINIVKYGKEKGLFFGIQKYVEHPRGRKIGKEVSWKEFSEFLSEIEKMLDVNLFLSPSQFKIYPDVRLGPVFEIGEKVIGEIVLDGWMKNEVIISARNRVITVVGVNNIPKGVSMKVRITRNKDEIYLAKIS; via the coding sequence GTGCGATTAGAAAAAGTTACAGAGCCTATTCCTCTTATTGGGCATATAGCTTTTGGAATAATTGATCGTGGAACTAATATGCTTCAAGTTAGACCTTTTAGTAATTGTCCTATGTCTTGTATATTCTGTTCTGTTGATGCTGGCCCTAAATCAAGATCAAGAGTTACTGAATATATTGTTGATGCAGATTATCTGATTGAATGGGTTAACTATGTAGTTCAAAAGAAAATTCATCAAGTGTCTATTCTAATTGATGGGGTCGGCGAACCGATTTTACATCCAGACATTATAAAAATAGTTAAAGGGATAAGAGAAAACAAAAAAGTTTTTGAAATAGCTGTAGAAACTCATGGTCTTCCTTTGACAGAGAGATTGGTTAAAGGTTTAGCTAACGCTGGCTTAGATAGAATAAACTTATCTTTGGATTCATTAGATGAAAGCAAAGCTAAGTATTTATCTGGGCATCAAGGTTATAATGTTTCTAACATTCTGCGAATAGTAGACATAGCTTTAAATGAAGGAATAAAAATTATGCTTACTCCGGTGTGGATTAAAGGGATCAACGATGAGGATATAATAAACATTGTAAAATATGGGAAAGAAAAAGGGCTATTTTTTGGAATACAAAAATACGTTGAACATCCTAGAGGTAGAAAAATAGGAAAAGAGGTTAGCTGGAAAGAGTTTAGCGAATTTCTATCTGAAATAGAAAAAATGCTAGATGTAAATCTTTTTCTTTCTCCTTCTCAATTTAAGATTTACCCGGATGTAAGATTAGGCCCTGTGTTTGAAATTGGGGAAAAAGTTATTGGAGAGATAGTGCTTGATGGATGGATGAAAAATGAGGTAATAATTTCAGCTAGGAATAGGGTAATAACAGTAGTTGGCGTTAATAATATTCCTAAAGGTGTTTCAATGAAAGTTAGAATAACAAGAAATAAAGATGAAATATATTTAGCTAAAATCAGTTAG
- a CDS encoding class I SAM-dependent methyltransferase, with protein MEEYWLKIFESDLYISEMLKIWEEGEKWAKWINEVTKKYNVKGNKVLDVPCGIGRVSYYLNKLGYNITGVDISEKMINKAKENVKQGIFIRGDMRKLSEVVKEKFDIVINIFNSLGYYEEEDDLKILRELREVTSQDGIVIVNLENRDFMIYNKPEILHSFVPPFLIIDQNRFDPYTSRLYVIRTYIKDGKEIEKIEFSQRYYSLHEIVNLMKKAGFKILDVFSGYSWKNFEINDPQMTIIAKPN; from the coding sequence ATGGAAGAGTATTGGCTAAAGATATTTGAGTCAGACCTTTACATTAGTGAGATGCTAAAGATTTGGGAGGAAGGAGAAAAGTGGGCTAAATGGATTAATGAAGTGACAAAAAAATACAATGTAAAAGGAAATAAAGTTCTAGATGTTCCATGTGGTATTGGAAGAGTTTCTTATTACTTAAATAAACTAGGATATAATATAACTGGCGTAGATATATCTGAAAAGATGATAAATAAAGCGAAAGAAAATGTAAAACAAGGAATTTTCATTAGAGGAGATATGAGAAAATTAAGCGAAGTAGTAAAAGAGAAATTTGATATTGTGATAAATATCTTTAATAGCCTTGGTTATTATGAAGAAGAAGACGACTTAAAAATTCTTAGGGAATTAAGAGAAGTAACTTCACAAGATGGAATAGTAATAGTAAACTTAGAAAATAGAGATTTTATGATTTATAATAAGCCAGAAATACTCCACTCCTTTGTTCCACCATTTCTAATAATTGATCAAAATAGATTTGACCCATATACTTCAAGGCTTTACGTAATTAGAACCTATATTAAAGATGGAAAAGAAATAGAAAAAATAGAGTTTTCACAAAGATATTATAGCCTTCATGAAATAGTTAATTTGATGAAAAAAGCAGGATTTAAAATATTAGACGTGTTTAGTGGCTATTCGTGGAAGAATTTCGAAATAAATGATCCACAAATGACTATTATTGCTAAACCTAACTGA
- a CDS encoding MBL fold metallo-hydrolase, which produces MKVHEPYILFEDEKHKFIWLGLDESENEKGILTNQYLIVHNDKGYLLDPGGYFVFERVYENTVKYVKPEKITAILFSHQDPDVIGSLNLWVDVAPNATFYVSALWERFLPHLGAELKNRIVDIPDEGMVIDFIKAIPAHFMHSPGNFHYYDTYSKIYFSGDLGAAIFKDKWYLIVEDFDSHVKLMEPFHRRYIASKKAIDAWLKKIEGLEINVIAPQHGSVFEGENVKKFINWLKSLDKVGVDLMS; this is translated from the coding sequence ATGAAGGTGCATGAACCATATATTTTATTTGAAGACGAAAAACATAAGTTTATTTGGTTAGGCTTAGATGAAAGTGAAAATGAGAAAGGCATACTTACTAATCAGTATTTAATAGTCCATAATGATAAAGGTTACTTGCTAGACCCTGGAGGATATTTTGTATTTGAAAGAGTTTATGAAAATACAGTTAAATACGTTAAACCAGAAAAAATTACAGCAATACTTTTCAGCCATCAGGATCCGGATGTGATAGGTAGTTTAAACCTTTGGGTTGATGTTGCTCCTAATGCAACTTTTTATGTCTCTGCATTATGGGAAAGATTTTTACCACATTTAGGAGCTGAACTAAAAAACAGAATTGTAGATATCCCAGACGAAGGTATGGTGATAGATTTTATAAAAGCTATTCCAGCACACTTCATGCATTCTCCAGGAAACTTCCATTATTATGACACATACTCAAAAATTTACTTTTCTGGTGATTTAGGTGCAGCAATATTTAAAGATAAATGGTATCTAATTGTAGAGGATTTCGATTCTCATGTAAAACTTATGGAACCATTTCACAGAAGATACATTGCGTCAAAAAAGGCAATTGATGCTTGGTTAAAGAAAATTGAAGGATTAGAAATAAATGTGATCGCTCCTCAACATGGTTCAGTGTTTGAAGGAGAAAACGTAAAGAAATTCATTAATTGGCTGAAGAGTTTAGATAAGGTAGGAGTAGATTTAATGAGTTAG
- a CDS encoding ornithine cyclodeaminase family protein, translated as MIILNSKDLEEVLTPEVSINAIKDAFSFYSSGKIIQPQRQVLTIKGNWWGIMPSYTDFSFVTKIVNVIPSNKERNLPSVQGVVILMSPDTGEPLAIIEGSTLTAIRTASASVLSTELALKRRSIGTLGVIGAGMEARYHLKIALKYFSVSKVLISARKNHYQLAKEFGGEAVELEKLLRESEVIYATTSSDKPVVLGKFLSEDFHVSSIGAHTPNAREIDDETIKKAKTYFVDSIQAVLNETGDFIQPKNLGILPKNVYEIGEIINKGISIERPSIFKTVGIASQDNLTAYVAYNEAIKKGIGIQVFL; from the coding sequence ATGATTATATTAAATTCAAAGGATTTAGAGGAAGTTCTGACACCAGAAGTAAGTATAAACGCTATAAAAGATGCTTTTTCCTTTTATTCGTCCGGAAAGATTATTCAGCCTCAAAGGCAAGTATTAACGATAAAAGGGAATTGGTGGGGAATTATGCCATCCTATACGGATTTTTCTTTTGTAACAAAAATAGTAAATGTAATTCCGTCGAATAAAGAAAGAAATTTACCATCAGTTCAAGGTGTAGTAATATTAATGTCACCAGATACAGGTGAGCCATTAGCAATTATCGAAGGTTCAACATTAACTGCCATAAGAACTGCTTCAGCTAGTGTTTTATCTACAGAATTAGCGTTAAAAAGAAGAAGTATAGGTACTTTAGGAGTAATAGGTGCTGGAATGGAAGCAAGATATCATTTAAAGATAGCCTTAAAATATTTTTCAGTTTCTAAAGTTTTAATTTCAGCAAGGAAAAATCATTATCAACTAGCTAAAGAGTTTGGAGGAGAGGCAGTAGAACTAGAGAAATTGTTAAGAGAATCAGAGGTGATTTATGCTACTACATCTTCAGATAAACCAGTAGTTTTAGGTAAATTTCTAAGTGAAGACTTTCATGTATCAAGCATAGGAGCACATACACCTAACGCCAGGGAAATTGATGATGAGACAATTAAGAAAGCTAAAACATATTTTGTTGATTCAATTCAAGCTGTTTTAAATGAGACTGGAGATTTTATTCAACCAAAAAATTTAGGCATATTACCAAAAAACGTTTATGAGATTGGTGAAATAATAAACAAGGGGATATCTATAGAAAGACCCTCAATATTTAAAACAGTTGGTATAGCGTCACAAGATAACTTGACAGCTTATGTAGCTTATAATGAAGCAATAAAGAAGGGCATAGGTATACAAGTTTTCTTATGA
- a CDS encoding cob(I)yrinic acid a,c-diamide adenosyltransferase, with protein MRNLYYYPIIKNQLVMWYTGTGDSGKTKVPSVGEVWKDSLITEALGNLDELNSVLGVVSSLYPEFSEIIKQLQSDVFEISSEIAGFDMKFDESKITYLEFLINELSKELEPLRNFVLPGGHIASSFLHLARAICRRAERSVVSLLKENKCKQEHVRYLNRLSSLLFVMALVVNKRTNNPNVIWKGKGS; from the coding sequence ATGCGAAACCTATATTATTATCCAATAATTAAAAATCAACTAGTAATGTGGTATACTGGTACTGGTGATTCGGGAAAAACTAAGGTACCTTCAGTAGGAGAAGTATGGAAGGATAGTCTAATCACTGAAGCATTGGGCAATTTAGATGAGTTAAACTCTGTATTAGGTGTTGTGTCATCTCTGTATCCTGAATTTTCAGAAATAATAAAACAGTTACAGAGTGATGTTTTTGAGATCTCATCAGAAATAGCTGGATTTGATATGAAGTTTGATGAAAGTAAAATAACTTACTTAGAATTTTTAATAAACGAATTAAGTAAGGAGCTTGAACCTTTAAGGAACTTTGTATTGCCAGGAGGACATATAGCTTCATCCTTTCTACATTTAGCAAGAGCTATATGCAGAAGAGCAGAGAGAAGTGTAGTTTCTCTCCTTAAGGAAAATAAATGCAAACAAGAACATGTAAGATATCTAAATAGACTTTCTTCATTACTTTTCGTAATGGCTTTAGTTGTTAATAAAAGAACTAACAATCCAAATGTAATATGGAAAGGTAAAGGCTCATAA
- a CDS encoding DMT family transporter, with amino-acid sequence MRQYLPILGVVLVWSSAYPLIKIALMYMSPIILAIIRLTIGGLILLIYGKGLIYGIKEFIGALLNVAIFMIFLNLGVLLSTNPALSATLIYTQPVFVAIFNYFLFKERIGKLRFLGIIIAISGAIYASGNISINIGALISLLGGFLWAIGTVYYRKYLLDKDVIKLNSFFALVSVPVLLPLVPYQNYFRFSLLGIFTAIIIGLTAQAMGFILWFTSVKTLGAFKSSSLSLLVPALSYFFSYLILGDIPTITEILGSSLVLIGVILTNLASIKH; translated from the coding sequence TTGAGGCAATATTTACCCATTTTAGGAGTTGTTTTAGTATGGAGTTCAGCATACCCACTAATTAAGATTGCTTTAATGTACATGTCTCCAATTATTTTAGCAATAATTAGGCTTACTATAGGTGGCCTTATCTTACTAATTTATGGTAAAGGTTTAATTTATGGTATTAAAGAGTTTATAGGAGCTTTACTAAATGTAGCTATTTTCATGATATTTCTAAATCTAGGCGTGCTTCTATCAACTAATCCAGCCTTATCAGCAACTTTAATTTATACACAACCAGTATTTGTAGCAATATTTAACTACTTTCTTTTTAAAGAGAGAATTGGAAAACTCAGATTTTTAGGTATTATAATAGCAATTAGTGGAGCTATTTATGCCTCTGGAAATATTTCTATAAATATAGGAGCTCTAATTTCATTATTAGGAGGATTTTTGTGGGCTATAGGTACAGTATATTATAGAAAATATTTACTTGACAAAGATGTGATCAAGCTTAACTCTTTTTTCGCTTTAGTTTCCGTTCCAGTATTACTTCCATTGGTTCCTTACCAAAATTACTTTAGATTTTCATTGTTAGGCATTTTTACGGCTATTATAATAGGTTTAACTGCACAAGCCATGGGTTTCATTTTGTGGTTTACTTCTGTGAAAACTTTAGGAGCGTTTAAATCAAGTAGCTTATCATTGCTAGTTCCAGCATTATCTTACTTTTTCTCTTATCTAATTCTAGGTGACATACCAACAATAACTGAAATTCTAGGTTCTTCTTTAGTTTTAATAGGTGTTATTCTAACAAATTTGGCAAGTATAAAGCATTAA
- a CDS encoding sugar phosphate nucleotidyltransferase translates to MQAVILAGGKGEGLLPYTEKYQKETISLLGNLIISYSINGLKKAGINDFVIVTSNKGKNKIEEELSKLSVSAEVIIQKREGINGAIKDGLEKVSDNNVVIAFGDIVAPEEFYVSLINTYLTTGADYVVPLVPVSEGVSTYGLARIEGDKIEITESDSTLALAGAYVIKNEPFDDFLEYLNSRKDKLKYFVWSEKWIDIGYPEDLINAVELLLDNKKSIISDSAEISKTAIIGKGVIIDDNAIIDDYTIIKGPAYIGKNVYIGNFSLIRDYSSIERGAKVGAYCEITHSLIQPEAEIGSKSYLTYTIVGEKAKIGANVITSSYPAKVVRGKVNKLGALISPETEIKHGEILKVGAKI, encoded by the coding sequence GTGCAAGCTGTTATTTTAGCTGGAGGAAAAGGAGAGGGATTATTACCTTATACTGAAAAATATCAAAAAGAAACAATTAGTCTTCTAGGCAATCTTATTATATCTTATAGTATCAATGGGTTAAAGAAAGCTGGGATAAACGATTTTGTAATTGTTACCTCAAATAAAGGGAAAAATAAGATAGAAGAAGAATTATCAAAATTAAGCGTTTCTGCTGAAGTTATAATACAGAAAAGGGAAGGAATAAATGGAGCGATAAAAGATGGGTTAGAAAAAGTTTCTGATAATAATGTAGTTATAGCTTTTGGTGACATTGTTGCTCCGGAGGAGTTTTACGTTAGTCTAATTAATACTTATTTAACTACAGGAGCTGATTACGTTGTCCCATTAGTGCCAGTTAGTGAAGGAGTATCAACTTATGGTTTGGCAAGAATTGAGGGGGATAAAATAGAAATTACAGAAAGCGATTCAACTTTAGCTTTAGCTGGAGCTTATGTAATAAAGAATGAACCATTTGACGATTTTCTTGAATATCTTAATTCTAGGAAAGATAAGTTAAAATACTTCGTCTGGAGTGAGAAATGGATTGATATAGGTTATCCAGAAGATTTAATAAATGCAGTAGAACTTCTTTTAGATAATAAAAAATCTATAATTTCAGACTCTGCAGAAATCTCAAAAACAGCAATCATAGGTAAAGGAGTTATAATAGATGATAATGCTATTATAGATGATTATACAATAATTAAAGGTCCAGCGTATATAGGTAAAAACGTTTATATAGGTAATTTCTCATTAATAAGAGATTATTCTTCTATAGAGAGAGGAGCTAAAGTAGGTGCATATTGTGAAATTACACATAGTTTAATCCAACCTGAAGCTGAAATTGGCTCTAAATCCTATTTAACTTACACCATTGTTGGTGAAAAAGCTAAAATAGGTGCTAATGTTATAACTTCAAGCTATCCTGCAAAGGTTGTGAGAGGAAAGGTAAATAAATTAGGTGCTTTGATTTCTCCAGAAACTGAAATAAAGCATGGAGAAATACTAAAAGTTGGAGCGAAAATTTAA
- the mvk gene encoding mevalonate kinase, whose amino-acid sequence MIEVKVPLKLTLFGEHAVVYGRPAIAYTISEYLTIRFKESNKFYIKSDNLQIKGVKVNIDEFKVENENIKRVLSYIIEAINYFEAKKPVEIEIESPVEPSVGLGTSAGVVVGTVAGYSAYLGIELTNEEIAKISHEIELKVQGIASRMDTYTETFGGFIFIQGDKFEKIESNLSFSGGYFKRIMTTAEMLRRVKEMKEKRKELFETILDTIGKVTVEAKDALSSNDKKSVGELMYINHGLLFSLGITVPQIDEFISTARMAGTDGCKISGGGAGGAVVCTKDERAELLMNAMGGKVINATPSFGGVRVKHLG is encoded by the coding sequence GTGATAGAAGTTAAAGTTCCCCTGAAACTTACACTTTTTGGAGAGCATGCAGTAGTTTATGGTAGACCAGCAATAGCTTATACTATTTCAGAATATTTAACGATAAGATTTAAAGAAAGTAATAAGTTTTATATTAAGTCAGATAATTTGCAAATAAAAGGTGTGAAAGTAAATATAGATGAATTCAAGGTAGAAAATGAGAACATAAAGAGAGTCTTATCATACATTATTGAGGCAATAAATTACTTTGAAGCTAAAAAACCGGTAGAAATTGAAATCGAATCACCTGTTGAACCTTCAGTAGGTTTAGGTACAAGTGCTGGAGTAGTTGTTGGTACAGTAGCTGGGTATTCTGCATATTTAGGAATAGAGTTAACTAACGAGGAAATAGCTAAAATATCTCATGAAATAGAATTAAAAGTTCAAGGAATAGCTAGTAGAATGGATACTTATACAGAAACATTCGGTGGTTTTATTTTTATACAGGGAGATAAGTTTGAGAAAATAGAGAGTAATTTATCATTTTCTGGAGGGTACTTCAAGAGAATAATGACGACCGCTGAAATGTTACGAAGAGTTAAAGAAATGAAAGAAAAGAGAAAGGAACTCTTTGAAACGATATTAGATACGATAGGAAAAGTCACAGTAGAAGCTAAAGACGCTCTTTCAAGTAATGACAAAAAATCTGTGGGAGAGTTAATGTATATAAATCATGGTCTTTTATTCTCTTTAGGAATAACAGTACCTCAAATAGATGAGTTTATCTCGACGGCTAGAATGGCTGGAACTGATGGTTGTAAAATAAGTGGAGGAGGTGCTGGTGGAGCTGTAGTTTGTACTAAAGATGAAAGGGCTGAACTTTTAATGAATGCAATGGGTGGAAAAGTAATAAATGCTACACCCTCATTTGGGGGTGTTAGAGTAAAACACTTAGGATAA